CTCCACTGAGGCTTTACCCCTAAAGGAATAGTCCTGTGGGGGAGGTGAGAAATTTTTAGATTGAATGAGCAATGCTTTCTCTCCTGGCTGTCCCTCCTCCACCAGTACCTTCTTCTTCATAGGAGGCACTCCAAAAATCTTCCCCACAGATGAGGTAGAGGACAAGGCAACGCTTCCCAGCCCATGCTTATGAAGACGCGAGCCAGAGTGAAGCAGGTTAAGAGGTGACTTTCGGGACAGGGCAGAGGACTGATAGCCTGGACTGTTTAATGAAATCCCACTATCCTGTCCTGGTTCCTCCTTTATGCCAAAGGCAACAGATGCAGGGGTAGTGCCTTGTCTCCTCATGACTTCCCAAAGTGTGTCAATGGGAGAGCCGTTCACAGACCACTCTGTGATACCCATATGCCTCAAGTGTGAACGTGCATGGCTTGAGAGGCCTTTGCGGTTTTCAAAGAATTCACCACAGAATTCACAGCGAATATCACGGGAAGGTTCCTTCTCCTGAGTCATAACTGAAGGAGAAAAACAGCAAAAAGACAACAGATTGAGCTAGGAAAGATTCAGTCATCCTTGAAGATCTTTGAAAAggctaatagtaaaaaaaaaaaaacacatacccaAGTTGACTGGATAAACATTATCTGAAGTGTCTAAACTGGAATGTAGTGGCTCTGGGTTGTAGCTTTCATTTACTCCCATGTCTGATCCTTTCATTGTAACCTCCACAATTTCAGGCTCTGGTTTCGGTTTAACGAGCTCTACGTTTGGGGAAGAGCTGGCAGTAGATGTCGAAGGAGACATTTTGCGTGTAGTAGGCTGGTCGTGGCTGGGAGTTTGGGCAAAATGGAAAGACGGGCGCCCAAGCACATTCCCTGGTGGGGAAGAGGACTGGACGGTGGTCCGAGGCAGCCCAGGAATTGGAGAAGAAGAGGGGGATTTGGGGGACTTCAGAGGTTTGATGGATGGCAGGCCTCGACGGACTATAATATCTTTTAGTGTGTCAATTGGTGAGCCATTCACAGACCATTCTGTTATCCCAAGTTGGCGCAAATGGGAGCGAGCGTGACTGGAGAGGCCTTTGCGGTTCTCAAAAAGTTCTCCGCAGAATTCACAGCCCACGTCTTTCATTGGCTCTGGTAGAGAACAATTTATCATACTTTAGTCAGTTTTGGTGTGTAAATTACCTAACATAATTGAGGAAGCAAAAGATAgacaaaacatgcaaaaacataTAAAGGTTGTTACCTATAGGAAAGGACATAACTTCTCCACTACTGAAACGAAGTACTTGCAATGAAGAGGCTTTCAGCTTCTTTGGGGGTGGGCCCAATAAAGGGTGGGAAGAAGTTGAGGTAGCTTTAGAGCCAATTGTTGTCCTCACAGAAGTGGTTGCTGTTTTATATAGGACAGGGCTGGAGGGAAGTGATCTTTTAGGTGAAGTGGAAGTGGAGGGTAAGAGGGATGTCATGCTTGTCTTCTGGGACCTCAGGTCTTCTGGAGCATCTGATAGAAAAGAATTTGCTCTGTGCTTAAAGTCATCAGTCAAGATGAACCGGTTGAGTAAATCAATGGGGGAACCCTTAGATTCTGAGTACTCAATCCCAAAATGGCGCAAATGGGCACGAGCATGACTAGAGAGGCCTTTTCTTGTTTCAAACCACGCACCACACAACTGGCAAATAATGTCTTTAGAGTCCATGTCCATCGCTGGAAAGTGTGAGCGGAAGAGAAAAGTTAAAGAGATTGTAAGAACAACAGACAATAAACAAGCAAAAGCAAAGCAAACTGAAGACCACAAGACAACAAATTCTTTGAAATTCTTTATTAGTGTGTAGGACATTAAATAACTTCTTACTAAGATTCAATGGGGCATCCGTATCTTGCGGCGCCCAGAATGGTTTGTTCGGACTAGAGAGGTTGGTAGGCTGGTTCTTTCCTAAGGTCTTATGCTCCTGGGATCGCAATGGGGAAGACACGGGCAGTAGGGAAGAGATGGGAGCCTTTCTCAGCACTGGGGAAGGGGACCGAGACTTTACAAATGGAGAGGATGGCAGGGAGCCAGCTGCAGAGTGAGTAGTTGGTGAAGAGGAAACTTTAATAGCGGAAGCCGCAATAGAGAATGGGACAGGGGGCTTGGTGTCCAGCAGTCCTTCTTCAGTTTCAACATCTTTTGTGGGGCTGGGTATAGGAACAATAGGGGCATGGTGCTGGAGCTTTTTGGGAGATTCCACAGTAGGGGAGGTGCCAGTAAAGTGTGTGTCAATGGAGCGTTCCTTAGTGATCTGGTAGAGGAGATCAATGGGTGCACCACTGTTTTCTGACATGCCGATGCCAAGCTGGCGTAGGTGAGAGCGGGCATGGCTAGACAAACCACGACGTGTCTCAAAGGCAGCACCACAAAACTCACATTTCAACAAGTTAGAGCCTGGAAAACAGAGAATTGGTGATTCAGGACTTAAGCATTTTGTTAGATGAGACTgcttaccaatttttttttatcatttgttcaCTAAGCAGAGTTAATCGACCTTTACTGACTCTCCACtgtgaaaataaattttttttttgtgtaaaatgttgtaaagagaaagaaaatcaaaGTGACAGACCAGACTAATAAGGGCAAATATATGTAACATAACATCCCATCAGCTCAAAAATGAATGTTAATGCAATTACCAGTAGCAAATTCAGATTTTTCTAAAAGTATTACTTCATCCATAAATAACCATTTCTGTCAATTTTACTCACTATCacattattccaaacctgtatgaatttctgtggaacacaaaagttgatttttttaaagaatattctcagatttgaaacaacatcaaaatgtgtgtaaatTATGATgaggttttcatttttgggtgagctattatTTTGAAAGTAGATTAAAATACTTAAATTCATATTACCCATTGTGTCTATTTCTTTGGAATCAGTGCTCTGTTCCTCTATAGAGAACAGGGTCTTTTCTTCTGGGCTTGCAGCCAATTTATCTGTACCAGGCAATTGgacctcctcttcttcttcttccccaTCTTCTGCCTCCTCCCCATCTGTATATGCATAGAGAAACATTCTTTTTAAAATTAGCTAATTGTATAGGTAAAGCCACCAAGGTCTCAAATGAATGTTTCCTTTAAACAAACTGTAACTAGCTTTACCTTCATCTAATGCacagaataaataatataaaataaaaaaaataattataatgaatgtATGCTTAATTACCTGGCCAGGTGATTCTGTAAGATTATCCATTAAAAGTCACCTGCTAAATATTTTCCTTATTATGGGGTCTGTTATTAAGGCAATCAGAAAATATATAGTTTGATGTCAATTTCAGCAaaggaattaatatatatatatatatatatatatatatatatatatatatatatatatatatatatatatatatatatatatatatatatatatttcaaccttCTAATAAGCCTTAAAATTCACAtaaatttttttcccctttgagATTATACATTGTACAATTTCCAATCATAATTTGGTCAAATCATGACATCACACAATCCCGATTTTTTGccataaatgtaacaaattcatCTGTGACTAAAGAACTATTTCTACCccatttctgtctctctctctcaagcacCATATTGCACAGAGAAAATGTTAAAGTGGGGAATAGCCCACCCCAGCACCCTGCTAAGTCTCGCCCTGCACACAACTTTCACAGCTCTTTGATTGCAATTACTGGCAACCAAATAGATTATAAAACAACAGGTCTGTCTGACTTAAAGTTGTTTAATTTGGATTTCTAAAGACCAACTTTTAGATGAACATACTATACTGACTGATACGTTATTCACTCCAGGGGTAAATTCAGCAGGTCTACATTCAAGCAGcacaaactgattttcttttgaAGCTCCTGCTGGTCTTGCTCTTCTCAGCATATTCAATATAATAAGCTGTGAAGCGTTCCTGCGGTGGGCGTTTCTGTTCTGTCATTTGATCTGTCCTAGACAGAATTCTAGCAACATCAGCCCTTTTTCTGCTCagactgaaaatgaaaattccctGTAATGGCACTGCACTCCATGAAATAACCAGACAATAAAGAGAAAAAATACATTAAGTTAAACACGAAAACCAACCGTTTAATAACTTATTCAGGGCAACGTAAAAGAAAACAAGCGctgacattttcttaaaaaatatgtttttgtgaaattgcgcggaaaaataaataagaaacaagaGGGAAAAAGAGCTGGCGCGCTCcatttcaacattaaaaaagCACCTCAAGTAAAATGGCGAAGACTCAGCCTAATTTCAAGAATCATAAAGACATATGCATTGAATAAAGAAGCCGTCATTTTGACAGGACATCAAAAACTGCCTTTATGAGCGCAAATTGTCACATATCATGACTTTTTAGATCGAAAACTGTTCAGGCAGCAGGGGAATGAGTCGCTTTCGTACGTGCACTCTGTCTCACTGGAACATAGCATTAGTGATTTAAAACGCACATCGGGTATAACAGGACCTTGTCTTAAATGTTAACACGATTGCATGCCATGCAAGCTATAAAAGTGGCGAAGCTCCGATCATATGCATCTCTCACGCATCCCCATGCACGGCGCGGAAGTGCATGCACTCACCATCCAGAGGCTGCAGCGCATCGGACTTATTACAGCACCTACAGTCAGACAATTTTTCCGCTATTGTTTGTGTCTGCGGGGAGGTGGAAGCAGCCATTTTGCCCCGCACACATGCACTAACGCACCAAGGCGTGACGAACCGAATAAAGGCGGAGACTAGGCAAAATATTAAATGCCAGACATCAATTACATTAATGAAGATTGCATTAAGAAATTAACAAGTGTTCTGCACCATATACTAATCTTTACATCTGCTTACACAACTGCCCCTGACGGCATTACAAAAATCCCAAGGCATGCACAAGCGTTTAAgttttcttttagtttattttggaCTTCTGACAGTGCAGATGAGGTAAAGtctatttatttaatagaaaagtAACATGAGTAAATGATACACACTTAATGTACTGCCTCGTTAACTTTTGAAAAGCCGGTTAAAACATCTaaacataaagaaaaaataactagGAAACAAAAAGGTGATCAAAGTAAAACAACTATATAGTGACATTAGCTGAGCCCACTTGCATTTGAGtagtgacaattttttttaatgtaaataatattgatattattattttttattaagaaaaaaaactttccaagtAAGAACTATGACATTACTCGTAGCTTAATTTTACAAAGTTTTTGAGAGATCCAGCAGAagtaaaacccatccacttaccCTCTAGTTTACTTCTACAGTGCTCTTCCTTCCAGCACCGTTTTGGAGAGTCAGAAGAAAGAGTGGTGGGTCCCGCTGTCATGTTCTCCTCATCCTTCATGTCTTTCCTGCACTCTTGCTCCTCGTCAGAATTTTGCTCTTGACTTGACTGGAGAGTATGTGTGGGTGCAGTGGGTAGAACAAGATCTGGATGCTTGGCAAAAAGCTCTCGGAGAATATTAATGGGAGAAACCGTGACTTCCCAGTTGGTGATGCCAAAGTCTCTGAGATGGGCTCGGGCATGACTGGAGAGACCAGCTCTGGTGTCAAAGCCAGCACTGCAGAACTCGCATCTCATTATGCTGAAGGTCGATGGGTCAAAGTTGGCAACTAGAGGTAGCAATGGAGAGATGAGCATCAAAACAAGCCTCTGGTTCTGTGTGGTAGGCAACTAAACTTTGAGACATCAAGTTAATAAACATTAACAACAGtaggctacatttacatttaaaagcatcctcaccttttttcttcttcttctggtatgagaatttcttttCAATGGCATTGACCTCTTCCGGAGAGATGAAATGCCTAACATTGTAACTGACACCCACTCTGTTCAGGTGACCCCTAACATGATTGGCTAGTCCGATGCCATTATGGAATCGATCTGGACAATAAGGGCATTTTCTTTCCACACTTGTCAACAACCCCTctccatcatcatcttcatcatcttcctcagTTAATGCATCAATAAGATGACTAACAACATCCTCTTCATCTTCGTCATCATCtatataatcatcatcatcctcctctaGATTTGCAGTAACGAGTGTTTCTTCTTTAACCTTCTCCTGACTATCAGATTTGTCTTCTTTGAGTTTGGGTGGTTCCTCCTGTGCTTCAAGCTTTTTGCTGTTCTTTGGTGAGGAGGAGTTGGCTTTGAGATCTGGATCATTAGCAGTTAGCTCCGTCTCTGGTGGGGTTAATGTGGATTGTTACAGAGTGTtcaacagttatatatatatatagatatataaaaaaataaattcaagacCAGTATGGCACAATTTAATGGtcaaatgcaaacaaaatgtaTGTGGGATGCAATGAGTATGGTGACAAGCTGAGTTACTGGAATAGTTGACCTAAACGGAAAGTCTGTCATCTTTTATTCACCCTCACATACTCCCAAACTACTTTTGTCCATGCTACTTTTTTCTATACAACAAAGTTGctccaaaaaaaagtaaaaagcatcGTGAATGTCCACcagaatttctccttttgtgttccatggaagaaagactgtcatatgggtttggaacatgaTGGTAAGTAAATGATTACATAATTCTCATTTCTGGGCTCATTTTATACAAAAGGAACAGCTTGGCCTGGCTACTCTGCAACCGATTACGATCTCAGTGGCTCTGCTCATCACTCACCCATCACCCTGCTGCATGAGAGGGGAGTTTGGAGGTCAGAGCTGAGAGACTCTATGAGGATGAGGGGTAACTCGTTTCTTAGCTGGGCTTGCTGCCCCTCAAGCAACCCCAGCCTCTCTGCTGCCCCTCGGAGGCTGGCTGAGAAGCTGCTCTTCAGTTGCGAGGCCAAGGCAGGTATCTCCACAGAGTCTGCAGTGGAAGGGACCAGGTTCAGACCAGGGTGAAACCTGGGATTTCCCTTTATGTTTAAGCTTAAGTTTATGGCCAAGCATGATTCAAGTGAACTTCTAGAATTTCAAGGCTTGCCATTTGCCCAACATTAAAGAATTGGTCCTTCCTGACTATTGCCACAGACTGAGAAAACTGTTTGGGAAAGGTTCTTCTCCTACGATAAAAATTAAGGAAAGAAAGTCTGTACACCACCAGCAGTGGCTAATAGCGAGCATCCACCAATGGAACAGGAAGTAACACCCCACAATTATAACCGGCCAATGGAATTCATTACACTCCTTTAACCAGTGGCCAAACAGGGAGTCGCTCTACACAAATTTTGGTTCAAGGGTGGCTCTAAATACAATACttatagtgcacacacacatatacatgatTCACTACAAGACAAAAGATGGTACTGGTaatgtatttattcagatttGCCTATTTGTAATTGGAAATGTGAAGGCAAATTCTCATTGTGGTGACAGTATTATATCACGTGACAATGTTATAAAGAGATGGTGAAAatattgatgaaaaatacagacctttctgaaaatgtatcaacattttttagcaaatatttcattatttgtatgaCATTTTACAGCCTCTCTTTTTCATTACACTGGTAAGTATAATGTATCTGAGCAATTTTTAGGGCATCCAGGTTTGTACGGTTACTGTTCCCTGAGCACTTCTGAGTCTCGCCATTGTTACCACCTTGCCAGTTTAGCTACAAGGCTACTCACTGACTGACCTTGGTATAATAAACTTGTAATTGACTTACCTGTTTTGGAGTCTTGTTTTGGATCATGTTCTGGTTCAGGTATTGGAATGTCTTCTTTCTGGCACTTATCTTCGGACTGGTTTGAGATTTGGACTTGTTTTTTCATAACGGGATTAAGAGTGGACTTAGGATCCAGTCTTGTACTCACTCTTGTGCGCCCCAGTTTACCCCTCGCGGCCCGGACTGAGCGTTTATTCCCTATACTCTTGAATGCCACATCCTTACGCCGCGGAGCAGCTCTCAGGTTTGGCGGAGATGACACGAGATGCTGAGGCTGTAGAACATTCTCTTCCCCAGGGTCTGTATTTTCATGCAGAGTTGTATCATCAGGTTGCTCTGCGGCCTCTCCTGGGGTTGCAGAAGTACTTTGAAAAGACAACGAACTAAAGTCCACCTGTGAAGTGCTACTTTCGGGCTGTGTTTCTTTTGATTTTTTGGATGCCCGGATGGGGTACCTCTTGTTAAGAGGTGATGTGACAAGAGTTGACGTAACATCTGCAGGGGACTGAACTTGTCCTTTCTTGCAGGACTTCTGTTGAAAGCGGGGTGAGGTTCGATAGACACCAGCTCTTGTTCGAGTGTTGTGCGTCTTGGAATGCTCAGCAAGTTCTTGAGGCAAATCCGAGCTAAAGTTGCACTTAAGACACACAAACTGGCTAACATCTGTTGACTCTTGGTTGACTGGCTCTGATGCCTTACTGAAACTGGCTTGCTCTGCCACTCGCTTATCCTTCTCTTTTAATTTTCTGATCTCTTTAAGGATTTTCTGCCGTGACTCCTCATGGCATCGCTGATGATCTAACAGGAGTACCTTGTCTACAAACTCCAGACCACACTCTATACATTGAAAAGGTTTTTTATTAAGATGTCCACTCCAAGAGGTTTTGTCTCGGCCCTGGCATTTCTTCCCAGATCTACCAACCTGTCCATGCTCTTGCATGTGTTCATGTAGATGGGTGCgttttttgaaataaatgctaCATTCTACACATGTAAAAATCTCTTGGGAGAGGTCTCCATCCAGTTGATGCTCTACTACTGACCTTTGCCTTCCCCGTACCTTCTCTCCTTTTTCCTCTTTCAATTTGAACATCCCTTCCCCAACCCTTGTGGTTTTCCTATGCTCCTTTGCTCCAGAGGGTTTTCCTCTGGTCTTCCTGCCAGCTCCCGTTGTGTGCTGCCAAGTGTCTAAGCCAGAGAAAGGCCTCAATATGGCCCTCTTTTTTCTTCGGCGTTGGATGAAGGTGCAGTGCGCCCAGGGTCCAGGTGGTGGACTTTCTGGCTCAGAGTCTCCTGGGAAGGTGTATACATCTGGCTCTTTGGTGAGCTTCTCTTCCTGCCCTCTACTATTGAGCATTTTCTGCTCCTCTTTCTTGTCTTTTTGGCATCCCTCTTCTGGTGTAGCATCTGGTAGATAGCTCACTTTGTCTTGCTCCACTGCAAGTAAACCGCAAAAGTCTTTATTGATTTAATATATgacatgatttttttatatatgacagGATGTTATTGACAATCAAAACATGTGTTGAGGTACTCTAAGctttcttttacattttgttcTACATTTAGTAGAGTCGTAGTCTGTAGTTTTCATCTCAATGTATGTAAAATCTCCTTGATTCTCCACCTCCAGGGGGGCAAGTGGGATCTTCTCAAGAAATAAGTGCTTGGTTTCCACAGGTTCTTGGCACAGATCAAGGTCCAATCTGCAAGAATAAGGATAAAACTGGATGAATGGGTTACAACTTAATATTTATTTCCATCAAACCcccttcaaatgtaaaaaaaaaaaaaaaaaaccttgatgaaTACACTTTTCTATAAACCAGTTTTTCCGTATCTCACCTGTCTTCTTGTTGTCCAGAGGTGGGACTTCCTGGGCTGTGAGCAGCCAGACCATGAGGGTTAGAAAAGTGCTGAAGTTCTTCCTCTGACATAAACCATTGGAAtccacacagaaacacaaacaatatACACATGACTTAACAGAAATCAGTAGACTCACATTTATATCTACAGCATGTAGACAAACAAAACCATTAACGCGGTTCACAGAGAAACAGGTTTTACAGTACAAACACAGATTAGTTCAGTCTGAAACTAGCTCAATCATTCCAGATTCTCATTTCTAGTCGGTCTGAGTTTCTTACACTTTTAGTAAAATAGGTACAAAAGCTTTAAAGAGTGCATATTgctaccttaaaggtacatattagttcataaagtgtacatattagtacctaaaatgAACAAACGTGTACCTGCCACATacatttttgtacctttttttctgagagtgtatgatTCAGACATTTTTCATTGACGTGAAAGTAATAATGAACCAAAGAGACAATTACCATCCAAGGTTTCTTTCTCCGAGTCGGAGTCCCATGTGAGAGATGAGGGGAAGGCTGAAGATCGTGGACTTCTTTGTACTTTACCACAATGCTCCAGTGTGGGGAAAAAGCATTTTGGACCGTCTGAATCTCCATTTCCATCACCCTTCTCCATGTCATCACAATGCAATAACCCGCCCTGTGAGTTCAGAGGGTTGAAACAAGTCCAGCATTACATAGTTGTGCTTAGGGAACAAATAAAATGTTGCACGATTCTCACACAGGTGTACACTGATTGTTAAAAGACAGgaatcaaaaatgtatataatcactgtaaaatataataaaaagtagtAAACTGAATCAAAGCAATGTCTCCcacaaatttcattttttattaatagagtaagtttattttctattttatagttatagttatattatagtattttttattttccataagtattttcttttttcattggaaaactatataaattattcaaaaaagaaaaagtagagTTAAATGCTGTGTCCCAAATTGCATACTATCCTTCCTAAATAATAGCATTCCAAAATAGAATTAGCATGTCTTAAATATAGGTTGAaattaacatctacaaaaaaaaaaaaaaaaaaaaaaaaaaaaaaaggcatatatgCAAGACAGAGTAAATTATAGAGGTTTAGATAAAGGGGTTTGagtgaataataatatttgaacttaatgaaaaaaaatatttatgtaatgttaTGCACATTACGGTATATTTAATCTGCAACGACATTGTGAACATTTATCAAGATGTATTTGGTCATTAGcttttaaatgtgttattatgCAAACACATGAGAGTGCTCAGCACAACAGACCTGCCACTGGCAGATCACCATACTGCTTCGTTTATAATATGGTAGGAAATTAAATGAAACTTAATGTGGAGGAATTCAAATGTGAGAAGATGACTGATAGAGCAGTTTAAACAGTGACAGGATGCAAGTAACACAATTATGATGACCTAGTATGTCAGAAAGTGTCTACTCTTATGCGACATGCTCAAAAgtatgtatttttctttataaGGCCCAGCATAAGTAGGTGAGTTGGTAGATGCCTTGACTATACCAGGAAGGTGCAGCTGAGTAAGGAGGTGGATGTTGAAGGCAGTAGCCCTTGGCTGGACATCAGATCTTGGGGGTCCCTGGTCAAGAGATCCTCTTCAGGCTCCATGGTC
The nucleotide sequence above comes from Carassius gibelio isolate Cgi1373 ecotype wild population from Czech Republic chromosome B3, carGib1.2-hapl.c, whole genome shotgun sequence. Encoded proteins:
- the LOC127952807 gene encoding protein Wiz isoform X1, with protein sequence MEPEEDLLTRDPQDLMSSQGLLPSTSTSLLSCTFLGGLLHCDDMEKGDGNGDSDGPKCFFPTLEHCGKVQRSPRSSAFPSSLTWDSDSEKETLDEEELQHFSNPHGLAAHSPGSPTSGQQEDRLDLDLCQEPVETKHLFLEKIPLAPLEVENQGDFTYIEMKTTDYDSTKCRTKLEQDKVSYLPDATPEEGCQKDKKEEQKMLNSRGQEEKLTKEPDVYTFPGDSEPESPPPGPWAHCTFIQRRRKKRAILRPFSGLDTWQHTTGAGRKTRGKPSGAKEHRKTTRVGEGMFKLKEEKGEKVRGRQRSVVEHQLDGDLSQEIFTCVECSIYFKKRTHLHEHMQEHGQVGRSGKKCQGRDKTSWSGHLNKKPFQCIECGLEFVDKVLLLDHQRCHEESRQKILKEIRKLKEKDKRVAEQASFSKASEPVNQESTDVSQFVCLKCNFSSDLPQELAEHSKTHNTRTRAGVYRTSPRFQQKSCKKGQVQSPADVTSTLVTSPLNKRYPIRASKKSKETQPESSTSQVDFSSLSFQSTSATPGEAAEQPDDTTLHENTDPGEENVLQPQHLVSSPPNLRAAPRRKDVAFKSIGNKRSVRAARGKLGRTRVSTRLDPKSTLNPVMKKQVQISNQSEDKCQKEDIPIPEPEHDPKQDSKTETELTANDPDLKANSSSPKNSKKLEAQEEPPKLKEDKSDSQEKVKEETLVTANLEEDDDDYIDDDEDEEDVVSHLIDALTEEDDEDDDGEGLLTSVERKCPYCPDRFHNGIGLANHVRGHLNRVGVSYNVRHFISPEEVNAIEKKFSYQKKKKKVANFDPSTFSIMRCEFCSAGFDTRAGLSSHARAHLRDFGITNWEVTVSPINILRELFAKHPDLVLPTAPTHTLQSSQEQNSDEEQECRKDMKDEENMTAGPTTLSSDSPKRCWKEEHCRSKLEDGEEAEDGEEEEEEVQLPGTDKLAASPEEKTLFSIEEQSTDSKEIDTMGSNLLKCEFCGAAFETRRGLSSHARSHLRQLGIGMSENSGAPIDLLYQITKERSIDTHFTGTSPTVESPKKLQHHAPIVPIPSPTKDVETEEGLLDTKPPVPFSIAASAIKVSSSPTTHSAAGSLPSSPFVKSRSPSPVLRKAPISSLLPVSSPLRSQEHKTLGKNQPTNLSSPNKPFWAPQDTDAPLNLTMDMDSKDIICQLCGAWFETRKGLSSHARAHLRHFGIEYSESKGSPIDLLNRFILTDDFKHRANSFLSDAPEDLRSQKTSMTSLLPSTSTSPKRSLPSSPVLYKTATTSVRTTIGSKATSTSSHPLLGPPPKKLKASSLQVLRFSSGEVMSFPIEPMKDVGCEFCGELFENRKGLSSHARSHLRQLGITEWSVNGSPIDTLKDIIVRRGLPSIKPLKSPKSPSSSPIPGLPRTTVQSSSPPGNVLGRPSFHFAQTPSHDQPTTRKMSPSTSTASSSPNVELVKPKPEPEIVEVTMKGSDMGVNESYNPEPLHSSLDTSDNVYPVNLVMTQEKEPSRDIRCEFCGEFFENRKGLSSHARSHLRHMGITEWSVNGSPIDTLWEVMRRQGTTPASVAFGIKEEPGQDSGISLNSPGYQSSALSRKSPLNLLHSGSRLHKHGLGSVALSSTSSVGKIFGVPPMKKKVLVEEGQPGEKALLIQSKNFSPPPQDYSFRGKASVEKHGVGHMDASCELCGFYFENRKALASHARAHLRQFGVTEWCVNGSPIETLSAWIRSRPQKAAEMQQSYVQGARYAQKKRCGSALSPSRDSDSTTPVSQKPTVAKWASLTLPQKRAIGRDVKSCPWGLSSRGSDAKSRSGSSTQHGLIPQPGTHHSNNALPHAQVAHSELNVRLPRGFERRPLKHPSHAEGGVGESGTPKPRSSTVPALVPKPPSTPLVKLVGKIYSLKCRFCDVEFHGPLSVQEDWIRHLQQHILNLNYNKTASPANDTPAQSDTPDPKPLVSAATSTSTTTTAPSTTPSTPSPKPTTTPTSASTPTPAPSQASAGRPATAEPVPSPAN
- the LOC127952807 gene encoding protein Wiz isoform X2, producing MEPEEDLLTRDPQDLMSSQGLLPSTSTSLLSCTFLGGLLHCDDMEKGDGNGDSDGPKCFFPTLEHCGKVQRSPRSSAFPSSLTWDSDSEKETLDEEELQHFSNPHGLAAHSPGSPTSGQQEDRLDLDLCQEPVETKHLFLEKIPLAPLEVENQGDFTYIEMKTTDYDSTKCRTKLEQDKVSYLPDATPEEGCQKDKKEEQKMLNSRGQEEKLTKEPDVYTFPGDSEPESPPPGPWAHCTFIQRRRKKRAILRPFSGLDTWQHTTGAGRKTRGKPSGAKEHRKTTRVGEGMFKLKEEKGEKVRGRQRSVVEHQLDGDLSQEIFTCVECSIYFKKRTHLHEHMQEHGQVGRSGKKCQGRDKTSWSGHLNKKPFQCIECGLEFVDKVLLLDHQRCHEESRQKILKEIRKLKEKDKRVAEQASFSKASEPVNQESTDVSQFVCLKCNFSSDLPQELAEHSKTHNTRTRAGVYRTSPRFQQKSCKKGQVQSPADVTSTLVTSPLNKRYPIRASKKSKETQPESSTSQVDFSSLSFQSTSATPGEAAEQPDDTTLHENTDPGEENVLQPQHLVSSPPNLRAAPRRKDVAFKSIGNKRSVRAARGKLGRTRVSTRLDPKSTLNPVMKKQVQISNQSEDKCQKEDIPIPEPEHDPKQDSKTETELTANDPDLKANSSSPKNSKKLEAQEEPPKLKEDKSDSQEKVKEETLVTANLEEDDDDYIDDDEDEEDVVSHLIDALTEEDDEDDDGEGLLTSVERKCPYCPDRFHNGIGLANHVRGHLNRVGVSYNVRHFISPEEVNAIEKKFSYQKKKKKVANFDPSTFSIMRCEFCSAGFDTRAGLSSHARAHLRDFGITNWEVTVSPINILRELFAKHPDLVLPTAPTHTLQSSQEQNSDEEQECRKDMKDEENMTAGPTTLSSDSPKRCWKEEHCRSKLEDGEEAEDGEEEEEEVQLPGTDKLAASPEEKTLFSIEEQSTDSKEIDTMGSNLLKCEFCGAAFETRRGLSSHARSHLRQLGIGMSENSGAPIDLLYQITKERSIDTHFTGTSPTVESPKKLQHHAPIVPIPSPTKDVETEEGLLDTKPPVPFSIAASAIKVSSSPTTHSAAGSLPSSPFVKSRSPSPVLRKAPISSLLPVSSPLRSQEHKTLGKNQPTNLSSPNKPFWAPQDTDAPLNLTMDMDSKDIICQLCGAWFETRKGLSSHARAHLRHFGIEYSESKGSPIDLLNRFILTDDFKHRANSFLSDAPEDLRSQKTSMTSLLPSTSTSPKRSLPSSPVLYKTATTSVRTTIGSKATSTSSHPLLGPPPKKLKASSLQVLRFSSGEVMSFPIEPMKDVGCEFCGELFENRKGLSSHARSHLRQLGITEWSVNGSPIDTLKDIIVRRGLPSIKPLKSPKSPSSSPIPGLPRTTVQSSSPPGNVLGRPSFHFAQTPSHDQPTTRKMSPSTSTASSSPNVELVKPKPEPEIVEVTMKGSDMGVNESYNPEPLHSSLDTSDNVYPVNLVMTQEKEPSRDIRCEFCGEFFENRKGLSSHARSHLRHMGITEWSVNGSPIDTLWEVMRRQGTTPASVAFGIKEEPGQDSGISLNSPGYQSSALSRKSPLNLLHSGSRLHKHGLGSVALSSTSSVGKIFGVPPMKKKDYSFRGKASVEKHGVGHMDASCELCGFYFENRKALASHARAHLRQFGVTEWCVNGSPIETLSAWIRSRPQKAAEMQQSYVQGARYAQKKRCGSALSPSRDSDSTTPVSQKPTVAKWASLTLPQKRAIGRDVKSCPWGLSSRGSDAKSRSGSSTQHGLIPQPGTHHSNNALPHAQVAHSELNVRLPRGFERRPLKHPSHAEGGVGESGTPKPRSSTVPALVPKPPSTPLVKLVGKIYSLKCRFCDVEFHGPLSVQEDWIRHLQQHILNLNYNKTASPANDTPAQSDTPDPKPLVSAATSTSTTTTAPSTTPSTPSPKPTTTPTSASTPTPAPSQASAGRPATAEPVPSPAN